The segment CCCCAACAACGTAGTCTCAGGGTGAAGGGGTTGTAGTGGTGATGTCTTGGTGGGGAGGCCCAGCCTAACAGTCTCCCTCTTTCCCTAGCTGGAGGATGTCGGAGTTGGAGAAAGCCTTCCGTAAATTTGCCACGTATGGTGACACGGCTGCCACTGGCAATGATATGACGGGCAAGAACTTCTCCAAGATGTTGAAGGATTGTGGCGTAATGGACGGGAAGGCCGTGACCAGCACCGATGTCGATATTGTATTCAACAAAGTCAAGTGAGTGGGCAATGGAGAAGAGATGGGAGCAACAGataagggagggaagggaaaaacaaagagaGGTGAAGAGCTCGTTCCCCAGTGTGATGAGTGTAGTGGGGATGTTCTGGACCTTTTGCTGCCACTGCAGCTCCCTGGCCCAGTGGTAACTTCCCATGTCTCTCTTCCCTCTCACTGCAGGACCAAAGGCGCTCGCACCATCAACTTTGCTGAATTCCAGCAGGCCATGAAGGAACTGTGTGGCAAGCGGTTCAAGGGCAAGTCTCCTGAGGAGGCCCTGCAGGCTGTGTACGCACTGATGGAGGGCAAGGAGCCAGCCAACGTGGGTGTAACGGTGAGTTACCAGCTCTCCCTAAGGTGTCCCTAACCTGGCACCCCCTCACTTCCCTGCCCCAGTACCAGATCTCCCTGCCCTCTGTACAGACCCTACTTGGGGCAGGAATGAACCCGCTCTGAGGGCTCTTCTTTCCTTCCACCTGCCCAAGATCCCACTTCACTCAGGAAAAGAATGAGCATAATGTGAGGCATCCCACCACAGAGAGATAACACCCCACTCAGGGCAGGAACTAACCTAATGTGAGCTTCATGGAGATATTACATTCCCCGGAGGCAGGAATGAGCCCAGTACAACCCCCACACAGGCCCCAACCTTTGGGATAGGCCTGAAACTATTGTGAACTCCACCCTCAATTCCGCTGACTTTTGCTGTCTCTTGCAGAAAACCACCACAGCTGGTGGGGTTGATAGACTGACAGACACCAGCAAATACACAGGCTCCCACAAGGAACGGTTTGATGAGAGCGGCAAAGGGAAAGGGATAGCTGGACGTGAGGACGTGACCGATAGCAGTGGCTATGTTGGGGCCTACAAGGGAGCTGGCACCTATGACAAGAAACACTAGAGTTGGCACTGCACCTTAGGAAGCCCTACACCCTGTCATCTCCTGTAGGCTAGGAGGGAGGCCATTAAACATCTCATGCTCAGTGCACCTTGGATTCTTTGtgtgtgttactcctgggggaatactGCGCCACTCCAtgcacacagaattcatgtccctcaCCGATTTCTTTGCTTATCTGCAGAAAAAATggcttctgacagggaagcaaagggaagcctcAAGAGCagtcatgtgcccctccccagcactgcaggtGTGTTGATTCAGGCACCCGGAACAATAGGCAGAGAGGTAAATTACTGTGGGGGTGCGGGAGGCTGGGGTTGACCTGGCTGGAGGCTCGTACCCTGTGCTGAGCTCAGCTGCTAGTTCTGGTTGGGttggggtgtttctgggacaggcCAGGCCTTGCGCTTTATctgggttgggtgcagcctcaccgccaACTCCGTGTTGGGGgtggcttcagggtgatctcccatccCACTGcaatgctggagcctccacatttatttattgacaaataaaatatgcagaattttaaaatattgtctgcagaatttttaggcacagaattccctcaggaatagtGTATGTGTGGGTGTTTGACTCCCAAATAAGGTTGCCtcgtgtccggtttttgactggaacgtcCGGTCAAAAAAgtgaccctggcagctccagtcagcactgctgactaggctgttaaaagtccagttggtggtggGAGTATGAGGACGGGACCTGCAGCAGCTCTCTCTGTGGAGCTCAGGCGTGGTGCGAGCCCTGGCGGGCACGTATCCCAGCAGAAGGGCTGGGAAAGGCAtttggctgcaggctggggccagCAGTGTTAATCCGGGACAGTAGCTGCCGCAGTGGACAGTAACTGCCTCAGGATCGGGCACTGTGGCCTTTAGGAACTGCTTTCAGCCCCCTCCCTGACCCGCAGAATGCCCCCTGGCTAACGGGAGCAGAAAGAAGAGACAGCCCAGCTCCCCATGGATTACATGAAGCCGGCATgagggcagggggccagggcGAGCTGTCGCTGGCTGTCCCATAGCCTGTTCCCAGAGGCTGCTGTGCCGGGCTTGTTTCGGGATCATGCAACCAGCAGGTAAGGGGCTGTAGGCTTATCAGTCTCCTCCCGAATGGGCTGCCCAGAAGCATGGGACTAAAGTTGGGCTGCTCTCCCTGGGAACGGGTCCGAGCAGAGCCGGGCAGCAGCTGGGCATGGATGCCCGAGCcagtggctggagtgggggggggagaaaggagaggggctggggatcACTGCAAAGGGTGTGGGGATGAGGAGGGAATCTGCAGCAACTCTCTCCCTGGAGCTGCTGTGATTTGGGCTACATTGGGGTCACAGCAAGCCAGGGGCAgcagtgaggtgtgtgtgtgtgtgtgtgtcacttgtGGGGAATtcactccccttctcccctcccacctcccgcATTTCAGAGAACAAGATAAACTTTTGTCCTTGGTGCACTGGCCAAGCCATGTGTCCAGGATTCATGGCAGACAGAGCGGCCTCTGAGCCCCTGGAAATGCCAGAGCAGTGCTGATGTGGCTGCTATTTAAGGGGCCCCTGCGAACTGACCCAGCCAgagccgcctggagcctgcaccccaaaccccctcccatgcccctgcCACAACtcagcacccccctcccagaCCCAACCCTGATCTCCCTCTCACACTTGGCCCCAGCCCaaacccccctcctgcaccccaaacccctcagcaccaccccagaacctgcaccccagctggagccctcatcccctcccacacccaaccccctgccacagcctggagccccctcccacactccaaaccccttggccccagcccagacccctctaactcctcatccccagccccaccccagagtctgcacccccagtcagagccctcagctccccctaccccagcctggtgaaaaggAGCaagtgagccgggggggggggtaagagcaAGGGATGGAGTGATcggggacagggccttggagaaTGGGAAGGACCTTGGGGCAAGgcgtggggcaagggtgttcggttttctgcaattagaaagttggcaaccttactcCCAAGTCTAGGATTACAAGGGGCCAGAACAGCTAAACAGGTAAAATACCTGGATGCGGGACTGGAAGAGTCCCATCCAAATATTAACAGGTCCAGCCCAGCTCAGTGCAGGATCCTGACACCATGCTGTTTTGGCTGCTGTCTGGTGGAATCCTCAGCTCTATTTTCAGGATCATGTTTATCAAAGCTCCCACTAGTTATAGATATTAGCAGGAGCAGGAATGAAGCTAGCTCTAGAGTGCTGCAGAGAATGGCAGAAAGCCAATGTGAGGAGATGCTGATCTGGGTTGTCAATACAGATGGGTTCTGTTCATAGAGGAAAGAGAGGGGAGGGTTTGCTAGAGTTTTTCAATCCAGTAGCAATATAGGGCTTATGAAACATGAATGTTTAGTCCTGATTCCACTCTTTGGTGTGATTTAGTAGTTAGAACAGGAGGGAAGCAAGGCTAAGGAAGCAAGGCTCACAAACTgaggctttgtgcctcagtttccccatgtgtaaaattgGGCTAATCTTATTTTCTCCCACCCAATAGACCAAATCCAAGcttagttataccagtgtaaatgtgCGGTAACTCCAGTCAAGTTAATGGCATTACTCCAAGTTTACATATCAGTAATTGACCAGAAAAGATAGCCCTTAATCTAccatgtctatttagattatgaATGCATTCCTCCCACACCTACCTATGCACGCTGTAGAACAAGGGTTCTCAAATGTCCttacaccacaacccccttctgacaacaaaaattactatacgaCCCCCAAGagaggggactgaagcctgagccctcccAAGTCCTGCGGCCCTGGGTGAGGGTgccaaaccctgagccccaatgccctaggtgtgtgtgtgtgtggagctaaAGACCAagggcctataacctgagccccaccattcAGGGCCCCAGCAAGTCCAATGACAACCCTGGTGACGCCATTCAAACGTGTTTGTGACCCGCTTTGAGGGTctaacccacagtttgagaaccagtgcctTAGAACAAGAAGAGAGAGTATTGGCAGTGGGTTAACATGCTGTTGGGaaaggctagcccctggcctccCCTTCTGGCCAAGGGCCTGCCCCTGCCACCTATCCCCGCTGAAGCCCAGAACACACACTCCTCCATGCCTGCTGGCCCCCCGCGCATGCCCCCAGTGGTAGGCAGGCAGATGGCATGCCGGAGCACCCTCCAGTCCCAGACAGATGGTGTGGTGGGAGCACCCCCAACCCAGAGTGCGGGATGGGTGGCacggtcccagagcccaggcctgGGCCTTGTGTGCACCGGCCCCAGCCTCTCAGCCACAGAAGAATGGGAAGGGAACTGAAGCAGGCAGAAGGGAGCATGGGGGACGTGGAGCGTGGGTGGAGCCAcaccaggctgtttgcggaggcacagtcTTCCCCTGCCTATGCTACCTGCCACCCATGTGGGCGAGCCAAATCACAGCTGGGCTATGAAGAGCAGCAGTCCCAGCAACACAGAATCCCCTATTAGTAATCTAGGAAGGCAGGGATGACCAGGGTATGAAGTGATGCACTCGAGGAATCACAGCACCCCCTTAGCATCTGTCTGGGGAGAAGCAACAGGAGTGGGTGGAGAGGGGAGTAATGCATGCAGCACAGTGCTCCTGGTACGAGGTTTGACAGATGGCGCACTGCCAAGGTAATGAGGGTGGCACCTGTAGCTTCACAATGCCCCCTTGTGTTAGGCTGTGGTGACAGGGCACAGCCAGGGTGGTGGCATGCCCAGCTACATAGTGTCCCTTCACAGCCAGGCTGGTGAGACAGGGCATGACCAGGGGACAAAGGAGGCTTATTGCCATTTTTTTCCTGTCCCTCAGTGCAGGCAACTTTACAGGCTTCAAATACTTCAGCTAGGATATGGgatacagcaggggttctcaaactgggggggtcATGAGGGTATTATATGGGGGGGGGTGCAAGCggtcagcctgcaccccaaaccctgctctgcatccatcatttataatggtgttaaatatattaaaaagtgtttttaatttataaggggaggggTCACACTTTAGTTAAGGAGGCAGTGGAGTCCTGAAGGATTTGAGGGGAAGATTTCCCCTGGGGCTGTCATTGCTCTCTGCCCTCTAGCCCCTGCCTGGTCTGGTCCTCTGCATGTATCCAATTGTATCCTGCTGTGGAGCAAAGAAACATTAAATGCAGGGGACTCCATTTTGCGGGAAGGAGCAGTCATGGAGGGTCTCCCCTTTGGCATGCgtgaggagggaactggggaCTCCTGGTTAGTGTAGGTGGGAGGCCTGGGGCAATATGTTAAGATACGGAAATGCACAGAAATACCTAAACAACCTTAACCTGTCCTGTAGTGACAAAACAAAATGGGTGTGTgtctcattaaaaataaatttaatcaaCTCTGTAACCACAATCACTAAAAGGCCTTAATCATAATCATATGGTTAGtgcatggtgtcactacagggcagagttaaggttgtttaggTGCCATAACTGTATTTCCATACCTTAACACATTTGGATATCTTTTAATGCCAAAGCTTAACTCCAAATTTCACAGGTTTATAATGTTTGGTTTAGAAATAATTGCCACAGCTCTGTAACAGATTTTAGCCTACATGACTGAtacctattattattaatttatattacTGTAACACCCCTAGTCACAGGACGTCATTGTGCTAGACCCTTCACAAACTGAACAAAAAACCGCCCCTTCCTGAAGAGCTTATATgctctcaaccttaactccatcTTTACATAGTATTTGTCTGCAAATAGAAtctgaattttaaatattttatatgtataattataTTAAATACTTATCAGTTACATTTTCAGCCATGGTAGAAACATTACCTAGTTACTATAATCCTAACCTATGTAGTTAGGGTTAATTAACATAcagttgtaaagtgctttgagatccccgaGTGCAAAGATGAGAAGACCCATGTATTTTTCTTGGAGAAAATATGTAGTAGAGAGAAACACGAACAATATTTCAAAATAGTAGGGGAAATAAACTAAGAACATATGGAGGAAAATACAAGCCTCATCCTTGCATTTTATGGCAGAACTCTGAATAGTCAGCACACAGCATCTGTCCTCAGCGCTGCTTGTTTTAGTACGTTATGTCCTGTACAATACTGCAAGCAAAGTACATGTACGTTAAGAGAGATGAGGACATTATCCAAAAAAGCTATTGCACCAGATGAAACAATCATAGAACATTCTCTTGTCACTTTGTTTTCCAGGGCAAACCAGTGTTTTGTTTATACAGTCAGCAGGCAACTGCAACAAGTATAATATTTCATAGCTACTTTGTTGGCTCTCTTATTTGCTTCCAGAAACAGCTCTGCTTCCCTAATATTGTACTTAGTGTTCAGGAGTCAATGTGACTCAGAGGCTGTGGGACTAATAAGGGTAATAGCATTCCCCCACATAGAGACCCATTGCCCCACTCTCACCATTGCCCCATTCTGGGTGGTAATGGTAGAAGCCATCCCCATTGGGCATACCCTCAGTGCTCTTTGGGAAGGCTAGGGCCTCCTTCCTTTCCAGCCCAGTGCTTCCTTTCTTCCAATGGGCTGCGAGCCATCCCAGAGGAGAGAGGCCtcaaccccccactccccacagaaTACAAGCAGAGAACTATGGGTGAATACGCCCTCCTGACACTCCAGCAGAGTGTTCTGTGTATGGGGGCCTTTACAAACGACCTCTCAGTTTGTGCTCTCTTTCCCCATTATGGTGGAGCCAATCTGTGAGGAGATCCCTTCAGGAACTACAGAGGGAACCTCTGTCATAATTGCTCCTTGCCCGTGAACTG is part of the Caretta caretta isolate rCarCar2 chromosome 5, rCarCar1.hap1, whole genome shotgun sequence genome and harbors:
- the LOC125636761 gene encoding tubulin polymerization-promoting protein family member 2 isoform X1 — its product is MISWRMSELEKAFRKFATYGDTAATGNDMTGKNFSKMLKDCGVMDGKAVTSTDVDIVFNKVKTKGARTINFAEFQQAMKELCGKRFKGKSPEEALQAVYALMEGKEPANVGVTKTTTAGGVDRLTDTSKYTGSHKERFDESGKGKGIAGREDVTDSSGYVGAYKGAGTYDKKH
- the LOC125636761 gene encoding tubulin polymerization-promoting protein family member 2 isoform X2; this encodes MSELEKAFRKFATYGDTAATGNDMTGKNFSKMLKDCGVMDGKAVTSTDVDIVFNKVKTKGARTINFAEFQQAMKELCGKRFKGKSPEEALQAVYALMEGKEPANVGVTKTTTAGGVDRLTDTSKYTGSHKERFDESGKGKGIAGREDVTDSSGYVGAYKGAGTYDKKH